A DNA window from Taeniopygia guttata chromosome 8, bTaeGut7.mat, whole genome shotgun sequence contains the following coding sequences:
- the SCYL3 gene encoding protein-associating with the carboxyl-terminal domain of ezrin: MGSENSALKSYSLEEPPCTLPSGHTIYPAVLQDGKLASVFVYRRDSEEKVNKAAKHLKTLRHPCLLRFLSCTVEANGIHLVTERVKPLEMVLETLSAAEICAGIYDVLLALIFLHDRGNLTHNNVCLSSVFVSEDGHWKLGGMETVCNFSEATPEFLRHVRSVRDQSCIPCEEMSADFKILPSSYGHARDAYAFGTTVENLLTVLNDQVSADTLSSFQQTLHCTLLHPDPKCRPPLSSLLSHEFFRNDFLEVVNFLKTLTLKSEEEKTEFFKFLLDRVAGLSEELIASRLVPLLLNQLVFAEPVAVKSFLPHLLGPKKEQSGESQTSCLLSPALFQAHVIPVLLKLFEVHEEHVRMVLLSHIHAYAELFSREELKNIILPQVLLGLRDTSDSIVAITLHSLAVLVSLLGPEVVVGGERTKIFKSSAPSFMKTADLSPEGSPSHRVSNQRNQTSWPLKSSPSLFPSSANVPGKKLLVQQDNPLASKTGEQGTQPPLNGIPGSINTLGNSRSSLTTSEKPAEEWPDWSEPEETDNEKTVNIQIQPRELRGSTGPYFPDRDIDEKPWDDFEPRSSSSKLSSGNCPTVTQADAAERPLPGTHQLSKEFKSLRLSPPTKSCHGNSWSNDKWDHEEQLGETVLPKTFQERLKSSSESGLGEEFTIKVKRKPVQDPELDWFADMIPDIKPSSALLILPEARTEAVVPTDSGGVSSREGASQTLLFSSKFAAADVIEAEATGWGEEEELNWEDDTNW; encoded by the exons ATGGGCTCAGAGAACAGTGCTCTGAAGAGCTACAGCCTGGAGGAGCCGCCCTGCACGCTGCCCAGCGGGCACACCATCTACCCGGCCGTGCTCCAGGATGGCAAACTGGCCTCCGTGTTCGTGTACAGGCGGGACAGCGAGGAGAAGGTCAACAAAGCTGCCAAG CACCTGAAAACCTTGCGCCACCCTTGCCTTCTGCGCTTCCTCTCCTGCACCGTGGAAGCCAACGGGATCCACCTGGTTACGGAGCGGGTGAAGCCCTTGGAGATGGTCCTGGAGACGCTCTCTGCTGCAGAAATCTGTGCAGGCATCTACGATGTGTTGCTGGCACTCATCTTCCTCCATGACAGG GGAAACCTAACGCATAACAATGTCTGTTTGTCATCCGTGTTTGTGAGCGAGGATGGGCACTGGAAGCTGGGAGGAATGGAAACAGTCTGTAACTTCAGTGAAGCCACCCCAGAG TTCCTGCGTCACGTGAGGTCGGTGCGAGACCAGTCGTGCATCCCCTGCGAGGAGATG tctgCAGACTTCAAAATCCTGCCCAGCAGCTACGGGCATGCGAGGGACGCCTACGCCTTTGGGACAACAGTTGAGAATCTCCTGACAGTTCTCAATGATCAGG TTTCAGCAGATACTCTCTCCAGCTTTCAGCAAACCTTGCACTGTACACTGCTGCACCCAGACCCAAAGTGTCGCCCACCACTGTCCAGCCTACTGTCCCACGAGTTCTTCAG GAATGATTTTCTGGAAGTTGTGAATTTTCTGAAGACCTTAACACTAAAGTCTGAGGaggagaaaactgaatttttcaa ATTCCTGCTGGACAGGGTGGCTGGCTTGTCAGAGGAGCTGATAGCATCACGGCTGGTGCCTCTCCTACTCAATCAGCTCGTGTTTGCAGAACCTGTAGCTGTCAAGAGTTTTCTTCCTCATCTGCTGGGCCCAAAGAAAG AGCAAAGTGGGGAGAGCCAGACCAGCTGCCTGCTGTCGCCAGCCCTGTTCCAGGCCCACGTGatccctgtgctgctgaagcTGTTTGAGGTGCACGAGGAGCACGTGAGGATGGTGCTGCTCTCTCACATCCACGCCTACGCCGAGCTGTTCTCTCGGGAGGAGCTGAAGAACATCATATTGCCACAG GTGTTGCTGGGCCTGCGGGACACCAGTGACTCCATCGTGGCCATAaccctgcacagcctggctgtcCTCGTCTCCCTGCTTGGGCCTGAAGTGGTTGTAGGTGGAGAAAGAACAAAGATCTTCAAAAGCTCTGCACCAAGTTTCATGAAAACTGCTGATCTCTCCCCAGAAG GTTCCCCCAGTCACAGAGTGAGCAATCAGAGAAACCAAACCTCTTGGCCCCTGAAGAGCAGTCCCAGCTTGTTCCCCAGCTCTGCAAATGTACCTGGCAAAAAGCTTCTCGTGCAACAGGACAATCCCCTGGCTTCAAAAACAG GTGAGCAAGGCACTCAGCCCCCCCTGAATGGAATTCCTGGAAGCATTAATACACTGGGGAACAGCAGGAGCTCTTTGACTACCTCAGAAAAGCCAGCAGAGGAGTGGCCAGACTGGAGTGAGCCAGAGGAGACAGACAATGAGAAAACTGTGAACATTCAAATTCAGCCCCGGGAGCTGCGGGGCAGCACTGGACCTTATTTTCCTGATCGTGATATAGATGAGAAGCCTTGGGATGACTTTGAACCTAGGAGCTCCAGTAGTAAACTGTCCTCAGGAAACTGCCCCACTGTGACACAGGCTGATGCAGCTGAAAGACCTCTGCCAGGAACCCATCAACTGAGCAAAGAATTCAAAAGCCTCAGGCTGAGTCCTCCCACAAAGTCTTGCCATGGGAACAGCTGGAGCAATGACAAGTGGGACCATGAGGAACAATTGGGAGAAACTGTGTTGCCAAAAACCTTTCAGGAAAGGCTGAAGTCTTCATCAGAGTCTGGCCTGGGAGAAGAATTCACGATCAAAGTGAAGAGGAAACCTGTGCAAGACCCAGAGCTGGACTGGTTTGCTGACATGATCCCAGACATTAAACCTTCTTCCGCCCTCTTGATTTTACCTGAGGCaaggacagaagcagttgttccTACTGACTCAGGTGGGGTGTCCAGCAGAGAAGGTGCCTCCCAGACTCTGCTGTTTTCATCCAAATTTGCAGCAGCTGATGTGATTGAG GCTGAAGCTACAGGCTGGGGTGAAGAAGAGGAATTGAACTGGGAAGATGATACAAACTGGTAA